In Drosophila simulans strain w501 chromosome 3R, Prin_Dsim_3.1, whole genome shotgun sequence, a single window of DNA contains:
- the LOC6729794 gene encoding DNA-binding protein Ets97D, whose product MNSSNDLSDELIRRLSVGGALEEVIASEMFEDSIDVETEAEPDDIIIVHMDIREPLSMLKSLVEQKIGVCLNYYTFWLQDAQELESHKNLVDQCVKGEGLVQINVQIQTIRKRINIADVLKPTEAALAALAEEVVGQLSPPETASQKSSSSESPIKTPIKRMHREDSEEESVESKDIKPVLNWVLDSKFKREQLRLKIPEAANEWTHAHVTYWLEWAVKQFELGDINMSDWQMNGQELCAMTHEEFNQKLPRDPGNIFWTHLQLLKECNFVSVVHKQAEEQRKPKQPRIMSANSISTVSGGSLSLEQRIMRKSYQAVKSSDSVESTSTSMSPSNYTTIGSGNNGQVQLWQFLLEILTDCEHTDVIEWVGTEGEFKLTDPDRVARLWGEKKNKPAMNYEKLSRALRYYYDGDMISKVSGKRFAYKFDCDLKLLIGYDANELSMLVSEGKAVPERVAATETITEDT is encoded by the exons TCATCATCGTGCACATGGACATCCGGGAGCCGCTCAGCATGCTCAA ATCACTTGTTGAGCAAAAGATAGGAGTGTGCCTGAATTACTACACCTTTTGGCTGCAGGACGCACAGGAG CTGGAATCGCACAAGAATCTCGTGGACCAGTGCGTCAAGGGAGAAGGCCTGGTGCAGATCAACGTGCAGATACAAACTATTCGCAAGCGCATCAACATCGCCGACGTCCTGAAGCCCACGGAGGCCGCACTGGCTGCCTTGGCCGAGGAGGTGGTGGGTCAGCTCTCGCCGCCGGAAACGGCCAGCCAGAAGAGTTCCTCCAGCGAAAGCCCCATCAAAACCCCAATCAAGCGCATGCACAGAGAAGACTCCGAAGAGGAATCCGTTGAGTCCAAGGATATCAAGCCAGTCTTGAATTGGGTTCTGGACAGCAAGTTTAAGCGAGAACAGTTACGCCTCAAGATACCCGAGGCTGCCAACGAAtggacacacgcacacgtgaCTTACTGGCTGGAGTGGGCCGTCAAGCAGTTCGAACTAGGTGACATCAACATGAGCGATTGGCAGATGAACGGTCAGGAACTGTGCGCAATGACGCACGAGGAGTTCAATCAGAAGTTGCCCCGTGATCCAGGCAACATTTTCTGGACCCACCTCCAGCTGCTAAAGGAATGTAATTTCGTGTCCGTAGTGCACAAacaggcggaggagcagcggaAGCCCAAGCAACCAAGAATCATGTCGGCCAACTCCATATCGACCGTTTCTGGCGGCAGCCTTTCGCTTGAACAGCGGATTATGCGGAAATCCTATCAAGCAGTCAAGAGTTCCGATT CCGTTGAAAGTACTTCAACGTCCATGAGTCCCTCAAACTACACTACCATCGGTTCCGGGAATAATGGACAAGTGCAGCTCTGGCAGTTCCTACTCGAAATACTCACCGACTGCGAGCACACGGACGTTATTGAGTGGGTGGGCACCGAGGGAGAATTCAAGCTCACTGACCCGGATCGAGTGGCCCGCCTTTGGGGcgagaagaaaaacaaacccGCCATGAACTACGAAAAGCTATCAAGGGCTCTCCGCTACTATTACGATGGGGATATGATCTCCAAGGTGTCCGGCAAGCGATTCGCATACAAATTTGACTGCGATTTGAAGCTATTGATCGGCTATGATGCGAATGAGCTGTCCATGCTGGTCAGCGAGGGCAAGGCGGTGCCGGAGCGCGTAGCCGCAACGGAAACAATAACAGAAGACACGTGA